GGTACGATTCCTGGGGGCCATGACAGGGCCTTCCTCTCCAGCCTAGCTCGGGGATGTCCTTCAAGGTTAACAACAGTCTCTGCAGGACACCTCCCTCGGAAGcgagcccccccccccgacatgGCCACAGCTGGAGAAGGAGGGTGTGAGGGCTCCCATTAACATGGCAGAGAAACCGTCTTCCTCAGTTCTGAATGGGCTATGCCACGGAGACCACTGCCTTGGACATCAGTTTGCCCTTCTTAAGGAGGCTGGGGAGTACTGTCTTAGCAATCATGAATGATAGTATCTAGAtgcaggaatcaaactcagagttGTGTTACAGAAGAGGGttaaccctttctttccctttctttaggCTAATTCCAGCTTGGGATTGTATGTGGCTCTGCACCTTAGGTGTGGTTCCCACCAGGAAGAGATAACGATGGGGGCCAGGGATCCTCTCACCCACATCATCTCTCCAGAGCAATTGTAACCTTCTGACAGACCCTGGCCTGTTGTGACGTCCGCTACAATGCGTGCCTCCTGGTTTCTCTTCCTGCGTGCCCTGATCCATCGCAGACCCTAAAGACACACCTCATCACTGCAGCTCCCTGTCCTCTGTCACACCTCTTCCTACCCCACCTCATAGCCATTTTTACATCTCCCTGTACATTCTGTTTCCTCCACTTACAATACCAACTCAGGCAGCCCCTTCTCTATGGAGCCCTGAACCCACCTCTAGACAGTCCTCCCTGCAAAATGTATGTCTAGCAGAATTTCCCAAACATCAGTCCATCGGTACATGCCGTTACAATCTTCACCATCCCTGCAGAACCACACTGCAGTGTGTCAAGTTGTGTAAAATAACCCCTGTACAACTATTTCATTTACTTAATGTCTTCATTTAAATGGCTCACTTTTGAGTGTAACAATTCATTTCCAAAGGATGgcgttggggggggggatcactaTAGTAAATGAGATTTGCAAGATCACTGATCGGAAACAGAATAGAATTATGGAGCCACTGTAATGAAAACAGCAGTTCCTTTAAATTAATTCATgcttgatttaaataataccatTACATTCTAGCTCAATATGGTCACCCGCCAAGGGAGAGCCTGCCTCTGTTCTAATAAATGGAGATTAATAAGGGTTAAAGAGAGGTTGGAGATGCAGAGCTCTGCCTGAGTCAGCTTCCCGGGGCAGAGTCGGGAGCGAAACGAGAGCCTCCTTGCTCAGGGAGTCGATGTTGTAGCCCAGCGCTTGCTAAGATTGGTCCATTTGTACCGTATCCAGGGAAGATGCTCTGTGTAGAGTAAGTCTGTCTCCTCTGCTGGGTGGTGCCTACTTGCCCCGGTTTCCCTGGAGCCCAGCCTATAGTCAGAGCCTCGTTAGGGTTTCCTGAGAGGAGTTAGCAAGGCTTCATCCATTCCTTGGACCCAAATACCTGAATTCCTGACTgtccttcctccccagcactcatctgggaggggaaagaaggcacCTCCGCCCCTTTCTCTGCTGAGCCTCCTTTTGTCTGCTACACTCGGGCTAATATAGATAAGGTGGACTTGGGGATTCTAGCTCGCCCCGCTTCTTGTTCTTATGACCCccgctgtgtagcccaggtgaGGCCTTCACCACTTCTGTCTGCAGTCCAAGAAGATGGACCAAGTCTCCCTTTCTGACTACCACGGCCCTTCTTCTCTCATAGTAACAGTTGCTAACAACGGGGACCAAGGTGACGCCTAGGGAAAAGAAAGCTCTCCTGAGTCCAGGATCTGTGCCACCTTGGATATTTCTCGGCCTCCTTCTGGGCCTCGGTTTCCTCGCCCATCGCATTCAGGCAGATAATACAGAGGACCACAGTCTCTGTCCCCTGTGTTCCTTCTCTGTCCCAGATTCCCAAGGGGATAGTGTATGTCCCATCTGTAATAGTTAGTTTAAAAACTGCCAACTtggcagaatctagaatcacaGGGAGACAGGCTCTGGACATTCCTGCAGGGGGTTATCTTGATCTGCTAATTGGTGTAGGAAGCCCCATCTTGATTGAGGGTGGGTCCGTCCCCTAAGTATTGGATCCTGAGCTGGACAACATGAAGTGAGTCAGATGAGTAGGGCATGCGTGCACTCATCACTTGCTTCCGAAGGCAAACGTCACGAGACCGTTTGTCATGTGACTCCCCTGCCATGAAGGACCGTAtcttgaactgtgagctgaaataaaaccCTTTGTTCCTTCTGTTGCTTTTCTCAGAGTGTTTCATTATAGCACCAGAAAGAGGAGCTAAGACAACATGCTAGTAATTCAGAGCCTAGCTGGGAACCTGCTTAGGTAGAACTAACAGCCACAAGCCACCATCCTTCTGGAAGCACCCAGCCCCTAGAAGAGCTCATCCAGAAGCCACTGGCCTAAAGCCAAGCTGCCTTTTAGCCAAGCCTCACGCTCGTGGCCGGGGCTTAGTGTTTGTGGTAGGAAGCTGAGGGAGGACAGGGGCTGTTGGTGACACAGCAAGAGCCTGCTAGAAACTGACTGCTAACCAATTCGTCCAGAGTGAGTGCCCACCCTATGCTTCCCTCTTTAAGACGATTATCACACCATTCCTCATCACACCCAGAAAGCCGATACTGTACTCCGGTGCAACATTGGAGGAGCAGCAGCTTTGAAACAAGGACTTGTCCCGGCTCTTAGCTGGGAGGTGATAGGAGGTGATGCAGTCAGAATTAAACTTCAGCATCTCCTTTGGATAATGATAAACCCAGACAAGAGGGAAACATGACAGGTACCCACCCTGTGCTCCACATCCTTTCATTCACATggccaatcaatcaatcaatcaatcaatcaatcctaCTGCACCCTCACAGGTCTACTGGGTAGCTTTCGTTTCTCCGTTTCACATATGAAGAGAACTGAGGGATAAAGAGGTGGCTTTGGACAAACCCAAGGAGCCATACAAACCAGAGCTAGGATTCAACCTGGAATGGTTGGGTCCCAATTCATTATATCCCTAGTAAGTAGTTACAGTAGGTGGATGCTTTAACAACAGTGTCCACAGATGAAAAAAATGAGGCTTCTCGCACAGTCCTGAGAAGGTTCTGTGAACAGGCTCAATCCTAGATGTCAGAGGCCTGTTGGTTCACACCTGATTGTCCCTGGGTTTCATTCTTCAGGGAGAAGAGGATGCAAATTCCGAGGCTCGGGAAGGAAGCTCCCATATAAGCCAACTAACTTTTGGAGGTCAGTGGTCCCGAGGCTCTCTGGAGGTTCCAGATTCTGAGCTAGATCCCTGGAGGGACAGGAGGTGCCAGGTCACAGGCTGTGGCTTCTCTAATTATAGGGGGAATGGCCATACATTCCCTCCAGCCCAATTCCTGGCCCACTCACCATCTGCTTCTTGGAGACTAGCCTTGTCTCTGCAGCATCTCCCCCGTCCTCAGCAGCTGAAGTCCTGCTGCAAACCCACTGCCTCTCTCCACTGTCCTCAGGGAAAGTCTCCTGGCAGTCTGGGAACCTGGTTGGTTCCCTTACAAACGCCAATCTTGCTTTCTGTCCTTACTCATTCAATAGTGTTTGCTGAGCACTCGCTATAGGCTGCAGGCCCTGCCTCACACTCTAGTGGATGGGACAAAGGCCTAGCTAGGAATCTGTATGATATACACCAGGTTTCAAAGATCTGCCAGCTGACAGGAGGCCATGATAGAGGCCTAATTCATCCTACAAGCTGTCCAAGCAGAAGTGAGAAAGTGCAACACGCCAAtcatccactccccctccctcatatCCAACAATAGTGTCCCCGTTTAGAAACATTGTCCATACCACTCAGCTCCTGGTATGCTTATGACATTCTACATGCTGCCCATGGCAACATAGAGGCAGAAACTTGAAAGGTTAGTTCAGTCACACCTGTATATCTGTGTACTTGAATAACATTCCATActgatttaaaaagttaaaataactttaaaagactTTTATTCCTTCTTGGCTTCCAGCTTGAGACGTCCATGTGGCTCAAGACTGGCCAGTTAGAAGTAGAAATTAGTCTACGGGGAAGGCTACTTCCTAAGACATTGTTTTCCCATTGACAAAGTCGGCCTTTCGCTCCTCCCCCCATGAACCCTTCACACTTCCTGGAAGGCAGCTGCTACACCGACAACCTAGAGAACCGTCTTGGTTGGGCTCCCCCAGTAGGAATCTTGGCACACAGATCCATTTGATGGTGCTGATTTATCAGTGTCCCTGGGGGAGTGGAGGGTGACAGATGCCATAGAGAAGTACACCAGAAGAAGAGGCTCACAAGAGTGTGCCAGTGGGGAAAGCTCACAGGGCAACTGCAGAAACAAGTGTAGCCCCACGCTTCCCCTCTCCCCTTGGACAAGCTTGTCAAAAGGGAAGGCATCCCAACAGCCTCAAGGCTGTGCCTGAAGCGTCCTGCGCTCCTGGGATGAAGACTCCAGCCCAGAGCGGAGGAGGGAGTCCCGAGGAGCCCGATCTTCAGCGCTGCTCAGGAGCAGCTGTGTCAGCCGCATCCCCTTGCAAAAGACAGGCTGTTCCTGTCCCCGCAGCTAACACAGCCCGAGAAAGCAAGAGGAAGGGAAAGCTATTTGTGGGGATGGCACAGCATGTGCTAACCTGCTCTGAGATCCAAAAGCTGGATATGGTTTTCATTTTGCAAGTAAGGAAGAGAAACAGCCCAGGAGAGATACTTGGTTCAAGGTCACACAGGGATCCAGTGGCAAAGGCCTTATCTATTGCAGAGTAACAGGCCACTATCAATGAAGTACATTAAACACGTACTCATTATGTCATGATGTCCTTGAGTTAAGAGACGGCAGCACAGATCCTACACTTCCTGAGACTGCAGCCGCCTTCAGCCTGGGTGGGAATCTTATCTGAGCTTCAGCTGCAGAGGCCTCAGCTTGCAAGCATTTGCTGGCAGCTTTTCAGCTCTGTGAGGGCGAAGGAACCAAACACCCAGCTGGCAGTGGCCACGGGTCACCCTCATTTTCTTGCTCTTCCAGCATGGTAACTTGCTTCATCAAAGTCAACAGCAATTATAACCTTACATATCTAATCACAGAAGAGACATGTCacatacactcaagcacacactTATACTAACACACATATActaacactcatatacatatacacacatatattaacacacatgcatacacatacactaacaGCATATACATatactaacacacatacatacacaatacactaACAGCATATACATATgctagcacacatacacacacacatacactaacagcatatacacatgcatatactaaCATGCATATACATTCAAGCACACATGAATGAGCACAGAGTCTGGCTATGCCATTCTGACTCCTGATCTACAGAAATGGTGAGATGACAATTTTGTAAGGTAGGgctgcaattaaaaaaaaaaaacctagcataCTACATTCTAAAAAGTTAGCCCAAAAGTGAATATAGAGGGCATCTCATTATTAATTTCTCTATTAATATTATGTTAAAATTGTATTGGGATATAttggattaaaatatattttttaaaaatcatgttttttaaaagatgtttgctTCTGTAtgtggtattttgtctgcatgtttgtctacacaccagaagaggacatcggcTCCCATGGGATTATAGTCATAGACagtttgtgagtcaccatgtgggtgctagaagaTGAACTCAAGCaagacctccagaagagcagccaactgctgagccacctttccagcactctttttttttcattttaatgctgcgatcagaaacaaaacaaacaaacaaacagaaataatatcTTAGGTGTCTCAgccggcctggaactcactatccaagcaaggatgaccttgaacttccaatcctccCACCTTGGCACCCTGACTGCTTGGATTACAGCTATAAGCAACAGGGCCTGGTTTGCACAGTCCTGGGCATCAACCCCAAGGGCTTCATGCTCAACAGggaagtactctaccaactgaacctcATATCCAGTCCAGAACCTGTAAAcggcagaggtggctcagtcgGTATCTGTTGTTCACTTGATGAAAACTTCAGCGGCGGTGACCTAGAGTCCCTCGTTTCTCAAGCCTTGCACCCCCAGGTGAGGAATAACACCTCACCCAGCCAGCATTCCCGCACTGACTGATAGGAAGGGGCCTGCGCTGGCCCAAGGGAGGTGCACAGTTATGATGACTGTGGTTATAAGTGAAGGGGCACACACAGCGGCCACCCAGGAAATGCTGGAGGACGGAGGTTTCTAAGTGTTCAGCACTGCTgaaccctcccttctctccccatccccatccctccAGGAAGGAAGTAATCCGGATTCTCTCTGTGAGTGGGAGTTCTGAGCCTCCTGGACAGAAGGACCAGGATTGGTTTCACAACTCACTTGGAGAGAAGAATACACCAGAGCCTACGCAGGCACAGCTGGGGCTCCCAGGGGATGAAGCACCCTCCACAACCTCCCAACTCAGACCTCCACAGTCTGAGCAAGTACCTGGGTCACCTATAAATTCAGAAGCTTAAGAGCTTGCCTCTGCCACGTTTGTGTCAAAAATGTCTGGGCTAAGTCACTTGAGACGCTGCCTGGCACTTACTAATCACTAAATTAAGCAGATCGTGATCTCTGCCATTTCTGGGCCAGCGTTTAAAACCTTTCTCCAAGGGCGTCCCCATTCCCTAACCGTCCCAGCCCTCCGGGCTCTGACTTTGAAGGATGCTCCCAACTGTTAGGCCCCCATCCATCCCAGGCAAGAATAGAAACCACCGCCTCCGGCCGCCCgcggcctccctccctcccccggcAGCGATCGATGCGGCCTCAGCCGCGGGGGACGGGAACACAGGAAAGGAGGGGGCCGCGGGGCCTCCGCAGTAGAGAGGCGCAGCGGGGCCTCCGGGGCACAAAATAGCCCCAACGGCGCCTTGGGGGACCGGCGATTGGACTCCCTGAGGCCAGGACAGGTAAGGAGCCTCCCTTGAGGAGGGGCGTGGCTGGGTAATGGGAGGCGGGGATGGCCTGAGGATTCCAGGTGCTGTAGTCCGTTCTTGGAGACCTGCAAAGAGGGACAGCGGTACCGGGATGGTCTTGCTTGCAAATTCTGTAAAATGGGATTTAGAAAACCCGGGTGGTGTCAGGATAAAGCCGAGTGCATTTTGTGTGAGGAGCTCAGGGAAGAGGCCAGCACGCAGGGCTGCTCACAGAAAGTATCAAGCGTGCTAAACCAGTCACGAGAGGCCCACAGACAGTCTGCATGATCTTGAACAAGTCACTCAGTCTCTCTGACTGACTAAGAGTCTTAACGAGAAATGTTTGTTGAATTAATTATGCGAATTCATGCAGCAGGGGAGTGAGTGCCAGATAAATCCCCTTCTATCATCCTTCTAAAGTGTGACAGAAGTGGAATAAAATCCCGTATGTTTTGACGCCAAAGCCAGTGGAGGATGCCAATGAGGCACCAATTATGGGGCGGAGGCTGCACGGCCCTAAGCATCAGGCTTGGTTTTAGTCCTCAGAGGTTCTCCAGTGTAGTCCGGACTACAAAGgaggaaacaaaccaaaagctCAGAGAGGGCAATGGATCCACTCAGGTCAACAGCTAGGAAGTGACAAGTTCAGGATCCGAACCCAGATCTGATGAAAGCAAGGGACATGATTTTGAAGTTTACTAAACATTCATTGTATACCAGGGACTTTGCGCGTATTCTCTCACAGTGCCATGACCAGAGCAGAACAGCCAAGCTAAAGATGGAATACTAACCCCCTAATGCCAAGTCCAACATTAGTGAAGGGCATCTTGGCTCCAGGCCTTGGCGTACCTGCCATCTCATACCCTGGAAGAAGGCATCGCTGACTTTCCCAGTACAGATGAGATTACACAGTTTCATGGAGCAGGGATGAGCCAGCAGCTGCCCTCAGATCCAGGAGGACCAGGGATCAGGAGACAGTGGAAGAATCTAGCATTTCTGGAGTACCAAGTGAAGCCAACATTTCCGTAAACCATCTGGACCCCCTGGCTAACTCTGGAATGTGTGTTCTTGTCTGCTTTGTGCATTCTGCAGGAAACTGAGATCTAGAGAAGAAACATGGTAGTCAAGGGCCAGGTCCATTAAGGATAGAGTTAAATTCTGGTTTGCCTGACTCCAGAAGACAGTGACACAGGTGCATAATTTAACAAACTCCTCTGTGAGCCTGAAGAAGATGTTAGCCCACACAATCATTTTCTCCTCACTTTCAAGTGGCTATTCTGATGCCCACTGGGGAAGAATTTCCTAATAGGAAATGTGTGACTGCTAAGGTAACACAGAACCAAGGTTTAAGGTCGGGTCTGAAGGACACCGCAGGCATGGCAGTACATAGTCTATCCCAGTAACTCTCAACTTGACAGGTATTAGAATCACCCTCCAGGTTTCTTACAAACAGACTGGCTGGGTGCACTGGTATGTGTCTGGAATCCCAACCCTCAGGAGACTGGGGCACAAGGATCAAAAGTTTGCTATCAGCCTGAGTGGGCTCCATGGCtgcatggtgagatcctgtctccacataaatagataaacaaataaaacaatataaaaacacaGAGTTCAGGCTCCTACCCCAGTTCTCAGTATTGAAATCAGGACAGACAGACTGCATCCTTGACCTATCCCTGTGATGAAGATTCTTTTAGTTCAGGGAATACACTCGGAGAATCAAGATTCTCTCGATCTTAAGAATCTTAACAATCCTAGGTAGTAAGCTTCAGCTGGCCCCATCCATGGAGGAGTATACCGGGGTTCCGAAGAGCCACCATAGACATCTGGCTTCCTAAACCCAAGCTTGTCCAGGAATAAAGGAGAGGTGTCCTACAGAGCACCTTGTCGATGCCACCATTCCATCGCTTCTAAAGCCGTTTAAGGTAGGCCTCCCCATTTGTTGTGCCCTGGAGGAAATGAATTGGGCGTAGGGAGGATGGGTGATTTAGTCAAAGTCATCAAGTCTGTGGCTGAAGGATATTCAGCCCCAGGCCTGACTTGAGTCCAGGGGTCATTCGCTTTCTGAGCATCTACTACATGCCTGGCACTTCACACAGTCTCCAACACCCTGTCTGGAGATGGAGCAGAGCATTTTAACCCACAGGGCAGCAAACCTACGCCATGGTGAGCGAGTCCCCAGGGCTGGGCTCCCGGGTCCCCTGGAGGACAAGAGATGAGGCTCTGCGCGTGAATGTGGGCGGAGTGCGGCGGCTGCTGAGTGCGCGTGCCCTAGCACGCTTCCCGGGCACAAGGCTGGGCCGCCTACAGGCGGCGGCATCTGAGGAGCAGGCGCGGCGCCTCTGCGACGATTACGATGCAGCAGCGCGCGAGTTCTACTTCGATCGGCACCCGGGCTTCTTCCTCGGCCTCCTGCACTTCTATCGCACCGGCCACCTGCACGTGCTGGACGAGCTGTGCGTTTTCGCCTTCGGCCAGGAGGCCGACTACTGGGGCCTGGGCGAGAACGCACTGGCCACGTGCTGCCGCGCGCGCTACCTGGAGCGGCGCGTGACACGACCTCGAGCCTGGGACGAGGACAGTGACGCGCCCAGCAGCGTGGACCCATGCCCCGACGAGATCTCCGACGTGCAGCGGGAGTTGGCCAGCTACGGTGCAGCACGCTGCGGCCGCCTGCGTCGCCGCCTCTGGCTCACCATGGAGAACCCCGGCTACTCGCTGCCCAGCAAGCTCTTCAGCTGTGTGTCCATCGGCGTGGTGCTCGCCTCCATCGCTGCCATGTGCATCCACAGCTTGCCGGAGTACCAAGCCCGGGAGGCAGCGGCTGCAGTGGCTGCAGTGGCTGCGGGGCGCAGCGTGGAGGATGTGCGAGATGATCCAGTGTTGCGCCGCCTCGAGTACTTCTGCATCGCTTGGTTCAGCTTCGAGGTCTCATCGCGGCTGCTGCTGGCTCCTAGCACGCGCAACTTCTTCTGCCACCCGCTCAATCTCATCGACATTGTGTCGGTGCTGCCCTTCTATCTCACACTGCTGGCTGGTGTGGCACTTGGTGACCGGCGTGGAGCCAGCAGCGGAGAGGGGCTTGGAGACCTGAGCAAGGTGGTGCAAGTGTTCCGCCTCATGCGCATCTTCCGTGTGCTCAAGCTGGCACGCCACTCCACTGGGCTGCGCTCGCTGGGGGCCACGCTCAAGGTAGGATGGCTGAGGCAGGGTTGGGACAGAGGAAAGACATAGAGCAGGGTGGATTAACTGTTGCGTGTGTAGCCTTACCACATACAGGTGCCCATGGACTAAGATGCTCCTATTGAGCCAGGCATAAGGCTAGAGGGCCAGATATACATTCATATTTACCCTGATCTAACCCTGTAACTCTGTAAGGAAGGGCTTATCAGACCAGGAATGATAGCTTGGTTAAGAGCAATAAccactcttccaaaggatcctggtttggttcccagctcacaTCAGTCtgttaacttcagttccagagcatctgatgccctcttttggcttccacgggcattgcacacatgtggtgcacaaatacacacgcaagcaaaacacctcaacatgtaaataaaagtaaatctccAAAAAACTCAAAAAGGCTTGGTGCTACCTATATTTCCccaggagaataaagaaaaattaatatataaagttaagtatagaaaataaaatggagtgaACCATGGGGCTGAGAGATCACTAAGTGATTAAGAGAGGGAAGGGCTTTTGATGTGCCTGTCAAATATCAAATAAAACATAACACATGGAAATATGCAAAGCAGGATGCTAACTGGCTTCTCTCCAGGTTCCTTTCTTCTAGCACCATTGGAAGGCACAGGTAGTCAGGTAGTCTTGGGTCACTCCTAGCCTGGAATAGCCTAAGTGCTAACACTTACTTTGCACAGAATGAGTGTTCCATGCCAACTTCATATTCATTATTGATTATTCCTTAGGACAACTTCCTCGGGAAGAcgctataatttattttcttcccgTAAATGAAGATCCTGGTGTGGCTAGGCTGTTTTATTAGCCTGGTTGCAGTTTATTGGCTACTGGTCCTGCCCAGAGGGTGAAATTTGCCTGGTTCAGGGAGGAAGGCAACATGATCAACGTGTATCCACAGTCAGATAAGGGAGCAGAGTGAATGTCAGCAGAGGGGGCACAGCGGGAAGAGACGTGGCGGTTGAGGTACTGAGGGACTCGAAACTCTGGACccatgttttttattcttttttgttccaAGGGCACTGAGGAGCTTTGTGCCACTACAGACATGGAAACTAAGGTTCTAAGAGGCGACAGGACTTGTGGGAGTCTCTTTAATAAGTGGCAGACCCCAGAGAACAAGCCAGCTGTGCCCAGCTCCAGCCTTTTGTGCTCTCCCATGCCCTAGGCGACCCTGTGAAGGATCCCCAGAAAGGGGCTCAGAAGTCCCTCCCAACCTTGATGATACAGCATCTTGCAAGTCCTGATGCAGGGCAGCCAGGATACTAACCACTGCATGTGACTTGGGGAGAACCCTTGGGTACCAAGCAGGTACAGGAAGGATGCTAGCCAGACCCCTTTAATTCAAAATTGCCCCAGGGAAGAGCCGTATGCTCCCCCAAACCTTCCTAGTTTGCAGAGAATCAGAGGCTCCTAGCTTTGTCgacaaggagggagaagatgaataATCAGGCTGTGAGAGTCAAGGCACAGGCATAACAGCATGGCGTGGGGGAGGGGCTTACTACTAAAGTGAGCTAAAGTGAGGTCCCAGACCATCCGCTGCTTCCTCGACACCCAGAAGCTTGCCAGGAAGCTCTACCCCAGACCTACTTAATCAAGTTCTGTCTTTTAAACAAATCCCCCACATAATTCTTCTCTATGTTACAGTCTAAGAGACCCTGCTGAAGTTAGGGGGTTCTCAGCATTGGTGACATTTCAGGACAAGCAATTCTTCACTCTTACATTCTGTGAGATAGTAAGCCTTATCCGTGGCCCGTATGGATACATACCAGCCTGTCCCTGCTATGACAACCAAAAAGGTCTCCAACTGTTTCCAACTGTCCCTggtgggcagggcaagcagatttgctttgtttgagaaCCAGGCACCCATAAACAAGTGTGTTCTTCGATGGCCTGGGAAAGCCATGGCCTCTCAGTTTTCTTGTGGGGCAGACAGTCTTTTTGTTCTTGTCAGAAACGCTTTAGAGCAATTCAAATGTACATAAAACCAATCCTTTGCATTATGAAATATAAACTGTGGTTCTCTCGGTTCTGACTTGGGTTCACACATTGTTTTTCAGCACAGCTACCGTGAGGTGGGCATCTTGCTGCTGTACCTGGCCGTGGGTGTGTCAGTGTTCTCTGGTGTGGCCTACACcgctgaagaagaaaatgaaggcttTGACACAATCCCCGCCTGCTGGTGGTGGGGCACCGTGAGCATGACCACTGTGGGCTATGGGGATGTGGTGCCGGAGACTGTGGCTGGCAAGCTGGCGGCTTCAGGCTGCATCCTGGGGGGCATCTTGGTGGTGGCACTCCCCATCACCATCATCTTCAACAAGTTTTCCCACTTCTACCGGCGTCAGAAGGCACTAGAGGCAGCAGTGCGGAGCAGCGGGCAGCGGGCGTTTGAGGACTTGCTGAGCAGCGTGGACGGGGTGTCAGAGGTGTCTCTGGAAACATCCCAAGAGACTTCTCAGGAGGGGCGGTCTACAGACCTGGAGACCCAGGCCCCCAGTGAGCCTGCAAAGCCTCAGAGTTATTAAAACCAGGGCTCCACATTCCCTCCCCACAGCCTCAGCATCAACCAACATAGAGCTGAGTCATCCCCTGCTTAAGTTCTGCATGGGAGTCATCTACCTGAGTAAGGGAACTGGGGGCTACAGATCTTTCTAGAAAAGCCCAGGG
This portion of the Microtus ochrogaster isolate Prairie Vole_2 linkage group LG8, MicOch1.0, whole genome shotgun sequence genome encodes:
- the Kcns1 gene encoding potassium voltage-gated channel subfamily S member 1 → MVSESPGLGSRVPWRTRDEALRVNVGGVRRLLSARALARFPGTRLGRLQAAASEEQARRLCDDYDAAAREFYFDRHPGFFLGLLHFYRTGHLHVLDELCVFAFGQEADYWGLGENALATCCRARYLERRVTRPRAWDEDSDAPSSVDPCPDEISDVQRELASYGAARCGRLRRRLWLTMENPGYSLPSKLFSCVSIGVVLASIAAMCIHSLPEYQAREAAAAVAAVAAGRSVEDVRDDPVLRRLEYFCIAWFSFEVSSRLLLAPSTRNFFCHPLNLIDIVSVLPFYLTLLAGVALGDRRGASSGEGLGDLSKVVQVFRLMRIFRVLKLARHSTGLRSLGATLKHSYREVGILLLYLAVGVSVFSGVAYTAEEENEGFDTIPACWWWGTVSMTTVGYGDVVPETVAGKLAASGCILGGILVVALPITIIFNKFSHFYRRQKALEAAVRSSGQRAFEDLLSSVDGVSEVSLETSQETSQEGRSTDLETQAPSEPAKPQSY